The following nucleotide sequence is from Pseudomonadales bacterium.
GCCACCACCACTTTGATCCTGAGACAGGCTAGCAGTGATAGTTCCTGGAGCAGCTGTATCCAGTGGGATCGGCAATGTGTTGAAATCGCCAGCTACCGCTGGGTTAACACCACCTTTGTACAGATCAGTTCCGGCACAGGCGAATTTGTTAACCTGAACGTTAGAGTGAATCAGCCAATGACCAGTTGCCCAGAAAGCGCTGCCATCAGCAGAGCGATAAGCACCATAAGTTTGGCCATAAGCGATTCCGCCTAAAGTTCCACCGTTAGTGTTGCTGCCTGGATCATTCGCCGCATCGCTTTGGCTTCCAGAAGGGGCAGTACCACCACCAGTAGAACCACCACCGATAGTGATGGAAGGAGGGACTACAGCGTTGATTTTAGCAGTATCGTTAGCACCTGCATTTACTTCGGTTGTAAAGCTAGCAGCCATAGCAACGGCTGCAGCGATCAAGGTAAGTTTTCTCATTTGAATTTCTCCTAATTTTTCCATTTCGATTAAATTGAGGCGGACTGATTCATTTTGGAATTTCTTGTTTTACAAAAAGGATCAACCCAAACAATGCCCTCAGTTCCTAATGAAGCAAAAGCTGGGCCAACTTCAATAAAAAATCATATTATCCTTATTTAACAATGTATTAGCGATGAATGCCAACGTTAGCAGTAATTTCATAGGAGCTCTTTAAACAGTCGTTGTAAAATTACCTGACATGCCAATCCCAAACAACCCGCATAAGAATAACTCCATATTTCCGTCATTATTTGATGCCGCACCATACTGATAAATAAAAATGATTTGCGACTGAAAAAATTGGTAAATACTAAGCCCATCCACTATTACTGCCTGAGCAACGAAAAGCCCCCTAGATGAAATTAGGACAAGGGAATGCATGCTCTGAAAACAATAGACAAGACAAGTAAACATATCTCGGCCGTTTAAAAGACCAGGGGGATAGGATTAGTGCCGAGGGAGTTTAGATCTTGAGGCTCTGTGAATACAGAGTTTTATGCAGCCCTAAAAAGATAAAAGCAAGGACTATGACTAAAAGTGATCGCCATTCATAGCGTAAATTCGCATGTAACCGACGTAAACACCCTGAGACTTTTCGAGGTCATGATTAGTCCAGGTTAACTTGCAGTTAACCCACTGCGTGACCTGCTGCTGTGCACCATGAAAACTAACGAAAGCTGACTTTTTGAAAACCCAGTTGGGGTTAGATGAATCGGGCACCGCATCGCCCGTAAACTCAGAGAAACCCTCACGGCCACTTAAATCATTCGAAAGGCTCGCGCTCAAAATAGCTCCGCGCGCAAAATCAAGCGCTATGGGCTGGGTATTATAATCCCCTTGAATAGCCGGATTAACTGCGCCTTTGTACAAATCTGTACCGGAACAAGCAAATTTATTGACTTGGGTATTGGAGTGAATCAACCAACTTCCCGTGGCGACAAATGAATTGTTAGCCCCACTGTCTAGCGCAGTATAGGACTGTCCATAAGCTATCCCAGCAATAACACCACCGAGATTATTTCCCTGCGCAACCTGATTACCATTTGTTGGGTCGTCAGGATCCCCTGGCGCAGAAGACCCACCAATTTGAATCATAGGGATAATGGAGGCGTTAATTCTTGCCGTATCGTTAGTGCCGGCGCTTGCAAATTGCCATGCACAAACAAACGCTACGACTAAAGCCATTGCGCTATGCTGTTTCACTCGCCCTCACTTTCTTATTCACTATCATATTGCCCTGAGAGGTAACAAAAATTGATTTTGATTTTATTAAGTGCTGCAAAAATCACACCACAAAATGATATTAAAAATAAATATGTTTAACTCATTGTTTCTTATCATTTATAAAGCACTTCTCACTAAAAGTAGCGTAGTACCTTAAATTTAAAAAAGGAGTAATTGGAAAATTTCCTGACAGATTGATGAGATAAAGGGCCGGTGCATTTGTACGATACTCAGTTAAATTTCACCAAAAAATATTCATATGAGAACCACCCGGAAATAATGTCTATTACAGCCAGCAATAGGGCTTTCGCCCATTGTATTTTTTAGCGACGACACTCTTCTGAGTTTAGTACAAAAATGCTGATAGCAACCTAATTATTTGCTGCTCCGGAATTTGTAGCAGCGACATAACGTTGAATACTGTCATAGTTTCTGATCATGGGTTCTTTTTTGCGGATACCTTCTGGAAGGCTATCAAGGCCGCGCAGAGCAGCACTTCGATCTTCGTAGACACCATAAATAATGTTATACACTTCTTTATCACCCTTACGACTCACGAAATATGCCTTTTCCGCTTCCTGCAAAGGATACATATCAAAAAACTTGTTGACGAATTTCTTCGATGGCAACACGATCAAGTGTAAAAAGTAATGTCCTGGCTCCTGTTTTTTGATCCAGCTTTCACCATTTATTTTGGTAAATATTTCACGATTTTGCCCCCAGTTACTCTTGCCTGCAAACGAGCTATACCTTGAAACCCTTACCTGTGGATTTGCCTGTATGATCGGCAGCGCACTGTTATTGCTGGTAAGTTGTGACTGCAATTTCGCTATCGTTTGTTTAGCCGTATCTAACTCAACAGATAAAGCCGCCACATTATTTTCAAGCTCTGCCTGTTTATGCTGAGAAGCTTGATTTTGAGCAGCTATGTTCTCGATTCGGGTAGATTTTTCGTTAGCTTCCGCCAATAACCTTTTGGACATGTTTTCCGATTGTATTTTTTGCTCAGTGATACTCTTTAACTCAGCTAAAATTTCTTGCTTTTCTGTTTGCAAACTCGCCAGTGCTGCGGCTTGCGACTCAGCCATAGTCACCGCCTCTTCATAGCGCTTATTCAATTCATCACGCTGACTTTGCGCGAGGTTATTTTGCTGATCAATTTTTTCTATGGTTGCTTCAAGCCGGGCGACACTCGACAACGCCGATTCTAACTGATGGACAAGCTGGTCTTTACCTTTATTAGCCGCTAACAATTTCTGCTCCAAACTCGATTGCTGGGCGGCCACTTCAGATGATTGATTAACTCTCGATTTAAGCTGTTTAATCTCCTCACGAAGCTGTTGGCTTTCCATATCTCGAGCAAGCAACTCTTTTTGGATTTTTTCCTTCTCCAAATTTACCGCTTCGACGAGCTCTCCCAATTTACTTTCACCGCTATCTCGAGCCTTGAGCATATTTTGTAGACTCGCGATATTGGTTTCAGCATCTTTGAATTCTCTTTCTAACCTTTGTTTGTCCGCTAACAACTGCTGAAACTGGTTTTCCAGCTGCGCTCGTTCCTGATTTGTCTCTTGGTTCGCATGAGCAACATCCTTAAGCTGGTCAATCTCGGATTTCAACTCACCCGAACTCTTCAAATTAGCGGCCAAAGCGAGTTCAACGCGCTCTTTATCAGCACTAATAGTATCTACCAGCGCACGTAACTCACGCTCTTCATTACGACGCGCATTGAGCTGCGAGGTCAATTCTGAAATTTGATGACGGGATTCATTTAGCTGTTTGTTGAGCAGGGCGACTTGTTGATCTAGTTGACCTTTATTCTGCTGCTGCTCCGTCGCTAACTGCCTTAACTTTTCGACTTCCTCAAGCTCTTTTTTTAATTTTTCATTGGCGGCCAACAACGACTGCATATCCGTGACATTCGCTTTAGCACTTCGCAACTCCTGTTCTAAATTTTCTTTTTCAGACAGCACCTTGCTGTATTTTTTCTCTAATCTTTGCTGTTCTTTCTCTATAGCCGAACTTCTCTGGACAACATTTTTCAAGCTATCGATTTCAGCTTTAAGTCGCTCCGATTCCTGTTGGTTTGCGCTAAGCGCTAGATCAACATTTTGCTTCTCAGCGTTTACCGATTTAAGCAGTTCGTTGAGCTCCCGCTCCTCATTCTGTTGCGATTTCAACTGTTTTTGCAAATCAGCAACTTGGAGACGAGACTTTTCCAACTGCTGGCTCATTGACGTTATTTTCTGGTCCAGCCCATCGCCACTCTTTGATTTAGATTGGATTTGATTGCTAAGTCGTTCAATCTCTAACAAGTTATTTGTGACTTCCGTTGATAATGAAGCGACTTTCTTTCTCTCTTCCTGCAGCTGCGAGCTTAATTGTTTGACTAACTCAGCAGAGCTACCCGTTGGAACAGCCGCAACTGACTGTTTTTGTGAAATTTTATCACCTGATTCTGCTTTAAAACCTGCTAACACATTCGACTTTTTTGTCACTTCTATATTGGTCACACTCGCCAATTTTTGTTTGGCTTGAGCAATGCCTTGACCCGCCGCCTTCTCATACCAATACTTGGCCTGATTAAAATCTATCTCTGTCCCTCTGCCATTTTCGTACAGTACGCCTAAGTTGTATTGCGCTTGGGCGATTCCTTTTTTTGCCGCCATGCTAAAAAAGGTCAGTGCTTTTTCATAATCTACCGCTACGCCCTGACCAAATGCGTACGCTATGCCTAGGCTATACTGGGCGCTGGCATGATCATTACCAACCGCCTTTTCATACCATTTAACGGCTGCCACCTCATCTTTATCAACACCCAGCCCCTGAGCGTACATCAACCCCAAATTATATTGCGATTCCGCCACTCCCGATTCAGCCGCTAACTGCCACCAATGAGCCGCTTTTTTATAGTCCTGATTTACCCGGTCACCTTTGAAATAGCGAATACCCAAATCATGCTGCAAAGAAACGTTTCCTTGCTCCGCCGACTTCTCATACCAACTCATGGCCATTGCGGCATCTTTATTCACGCCATTACCATAGTCGTACATTATTGCGACCATTTCCTGGGCCTTAGCATTACCCTCTTCAGCCAGTGGCAGCAATAGCTTCATGGCTTTCTTATAGTTTTCTGTCAGATAAGCTTTACGACCATCCTCCAACACCCCCGCACAGAGGTAGGGCGTGATTAACATGAAACACAGAATAGCGATGGCTTTGCGTACACTCAGCATATTTGATAATTCCTTGGGCTTGCCCTTAAGTCACATACGCGATCATAGGGCTGTCATAGATCTACTGTTTGATACCAACCAATGATGAGTTAGTTTATGCACTAAACTCGTTTATTGCCAGCGAAGCAATGACAAATGCTTGCTCAGGACGCAATACCCTTGGGTTTCATTCGCTCTTGCAGAACAAACTTAAAATTGCGCGACGACATGACGATAGAACCCATAAAATAGTGTCTTTGATTATCAACATACCAATACACAGTTAGTTATTCTTTGCTATTATTCTTTATCAATTACAACCAGCGACCAGGGTCGTAGAGGAATTCTTAAATAAGGCCATAGGATATGGACAAGGTATAGATGGATGAACAACCGCCACATATTAGTCAAATCAAAGCGAGCAAAATCAATGCAAACTGAGACAAACGAACCTATGGCTACGGGAAATGAAAATAGATTATTACAGGCGCGCGTTGGTACGCAATGGTTAGTAGGCGCCATCATTACCCTGATACCACTGCTCACCGTCATTTATTTTATATTCGCTTGGGAGCCCGACCGTACCGACCCTGATGAGCACGTTAATAATCGACCCGTGATTTCTGACCCACTGGAGAAGCTTCCCGACGACTCTTTATCCAGAATACCTGCATTAGACCCCAATTTGAGCATACTGGAGTCAAAAATTAGTGACTCTGAAAGTAAGCCAAAACCGAAGGCTCGTCCTACTCAGCCACAGGTGGCGACAGGGACACTACCTAAGCTGGACCATAGCGATGATGAAGTACTCGACGGATTATCAACCCTATCTCCCCTGCTAGAATGGTACATATGGCTTTATACTGATGAAGTGGTACGCAAGTTTGTCGCCGTTATTGACAATATCGCGGAAGGAAAAATTGTCAGCAAGTACATCTCCATTCCTCAACCCGCTAAAACTTTCAAAGGCTTAATTGACGAGTCGGAAAAACACTATCTCGATCCGCAAAGCTACGAACGTTACAACATCTACGCCGATATTTTTGATTCGCTCAAGACTGAAGATATGGTAAATCTCTACTGGCGTTACTTTCCGCTATTTGAAGAGGCTTACAAAGAGCTAGGATATTCAGATGACCGCAAATTTCACGGCACTATGCTAAATGCCATAGATAGTCTGCTGGCGGCGCCAATAATACACGACCGAATTGAACTGGTACCACGCACATCCGTAATATATAAGTTTGCTGACCCAACGCTGGAATCACTCCCTAGCGCACATAAACAGCTTATTCGAATGGGCCCACGCAATATGCTAATTATCTTTAGAAAGCTCGAGGAAGTAAAAGAAGCCCTATCTGGTTAAGCCTCTCCACCATTGGTGCTTTCGCAAACAAATCACCATAAATGACAGCTATTTTTCATCCAATGGCTGTAGCGAAAAGCTATTTTTCGCTACAGTAGGCGCGGCCTGTGGTGCTGGCTGATGTTCGACCTTTTGTCGTGATAACTCTTTTAGCTTTCGTAAATCATCTTTGACATTCTTAGTCGAACCCACTTGCGCTAATAGATTCTTTTCAGCTTGTTCATTCTGTGATCGCACCATTTCTTCACTAGCTGTTTTGGGTTTTATCGCCTCCCCACCTCTCTTTTTCTCATCCAGCGTAATTTTGAGTCGAATATTGTTCGCAGAGTCCGCATTACGCAGCGCTTCTTCCATACTAATCTTACCTTCCTTGTAGAGCTGATATAGCGCCTGATCAAAGCTCTTCATGCCTTGTTCTCTCGATTTTTCCATCACTTCTTTCAGCGCATCCACCTCACCTTTTTTAATCAGGTCACGCACACGAGGTGTTCCCAGTAGGATTTCTATGGCAACAGTTCGTTTCGCATCTAAAGTCGGGATCAGACGTTGCGAAACTATACCCCGCAAATTCAACGAAAGATCTAAAAAGAGCTGGTTGTGCCGCTCCTCTGGGAAAAAGTTAATAATACGATCAAGTGCCTGGTTGGCGTTATTCGCATGCAAGGTCGATAAACATAGGTGACCGGTCTCAGCAAAAGCCAAAGCGTGCTCCATAGTTTCGCGGCTGCGAATTTCGCCGATGAGAATAACATCGGGAGCCTGCCGTAAAGTATTCTGTAGCGCATCCTCATAGCAGTCGGTATCAACGCCTACTTCACGCTGGTTAACAATACTTTTCTTGTGCCGATGTACAAATTCTACAGGGTCCTCGATCGT
It contains:
- a CDS encoding SEL1-like repeat protein, giving the protein MLSVRKAIAILCFMLITPYLCAGVLEDGRKAYLTENYKKAMKLLLPLAEEGNAKAQEMVAIMYDYGNGVNKDAAMAMSWYEKSAEQGNVSLQHDLGIRYFKGDRVNQDYKKAAHWWQLAAESGVAESQYNLGLMYAQGLGVDKDEVAAVKWYEKAVGNDHASAQYSLGIAYAFGQGVAVDYEKALTFFSMAAKKGIAQAQYNLGVLYENGRGTEIDFNQAKYWYEKAAGQGIAQAKQKLASVTNIEVTKKSNVLAGFKAESGDKISQKQSVAAVPTGSSAELVKQLSSQLQEERKKVASLSTEVTNNLLEIERLSNQIQSKSKSGDGLDQKITSMSQQLEKSRLQVADLQKQLKSQQNEERELNELLKSVNAEKQNVDLALSANQQESERLKAEIDSLKNVVQRSSAIEKEQQRLEKKYSKVLSEKENLEQELRSAKANVTDMQSLLAANEKLKKELEEVEKLRQLATEQQQNKGQLDQQVALLNKQLNESRHQISELTSQLNARRNEERELRALVDTISADKERVELALAANLKSSGELKSEIDQLKDVAHANQETNQERAQLENQFQQLLADKQRLEREFKDAETNIASLQNMLKARDSGESKLGELVEAVNLEKEKIQKELLARDMESQQLREEIKQLKSRVNQSSEVAAQQSSLEQKLLAANKGKDQLVHQLESALSSVARLEATIEKIDQQNNLAQSQRDELNKRYEEAVTMAESQAAALASLQTEKQEILAELKSITEQKIQSENMSKRLLAEANEKSTRIENIAAQNQASQHKQAELENNVAALSVELDTAKQTIAKLQSQLTSNNSALPIIQANPQVRVSRYSSFAGKSNWGQNREIFTKINGESWIKKQEPGHYFLHLIVLPSKKFVNKFFDMYPLQEAEKAYFVSRKGDKEVYNIIYGVYEDRSAALRGLDSLPEGIRKKEPMIRNYDSIQRYVAATNSGAANN
- a CDS encoding DUF3014 domain-containing protein, producing the protein MQTETNEPMATGNENRLLQARVGTQWLVGAIITLIPLLTVIYFIFAWEPDRTDPDEHVNNRPVISDPLEKLPDDSLSRIPALDPNLSILESKISDSESKPKPKARPTQPQVATGTLPKLDHSDDEVLDGLSTLSPLLEWYIWLYTDEVVRKFVAVIDNIAEGKIVSKYISIPQPAKTFKGLIDESEKHYLDPQSYERYNIYADIFDSLKTEDMVNLYWRYFPLFEEAYKELGYSDDRKFHGTMLNAIDSLLAAPIIHDRIELVPRTSVIYKFADPTLESLPSAHKQLIRMGPRNMLIIFRKLEEVKEALSG
- a CDS encoding PilT/PilU family type 4a pilus ATPase, which produces MQELKNLLRVLVERDGSDLYLSTGAPPSIKCLGELIALTNDAMPVDKVRQIAYGIMNEEQINDFERKPEMNLAISEENLGRFRVNIFKQRNEVSMVIRAIKTEIPNFSELGLPPILPQLVMKKHGLVLFVGGTGSGKSTSLASLIDYRNSNSAGHIITIEDPVEFVHRHKKSIVNQREVGVDTDCYEDALQNTLRQAPDVILIGEIRSRETMEHALAFAETGHLCLSTLHANNANQALDRIINFFPEERHNQLFLDLSLNLRGIVSQRLIPTLDAKRTVAIEILLGTPRVRDLIKKGEVDALKEVMEKSREQGMKSFDQALYQLYKEGKISMEEALRNADSANNIRLKITLDEKKRGGEAIKPKTASEEMVRSQNEQAEKNLLAQVGSTKNVKDDLRKLKELSRQKVEHQPAPQAAPTVAKNSFSLQPLDEK